GGGAACCACATCGCATTGCACGCTACGCAGAGGAGCTCGCAGGAACCTTCCACCGGTTCTATGACGTCTGCCAGATCCTGCCGAAGCAAGACGAAGAAATTCAACCGATCCATACTGCCCGCTTCGCCTTGGCTATGGCCTCACGCCAGGTGTTAGCCAATGCACTTGGCCTGCTCGGGGTGACCGCACCGGAGCGGATGTAACAGATGTCAAACCGTAATCACTTGCGAGCCGATGATGTCAAAGCCGCCTCCAAGGTTGCACGCGTTCGCTCAGCAAATCCTAAAAACGTTGCGACCGATCACAGCGTTGGCTGTTTCAATGGTCTACCCGCCCATGTGTGGCCCCGGACCGCGATTCGGCAGGAAAACGGTGAGATTTCTATCGGCGGGGTGTCGCTAAGCCAGATCGCTTCCACTTACGGCACCCCGGTGTTTGTTGTCGACGAATCCGATTTTCGTTCCCGCTGTCGCGACATGGCTGCCGCCTTCAACGGCGCCGAAAACGTACACTACGCAGCGAAAGCGTTTCTTACGTCCCGGATAGCTGGGTGGGTAGGTGAAGAAGGACTCTCCTTAGACATTGCATCGCTAGGCGAGCTACAAGTCGCATTGCATGCAGGTTTCCCTGCAACCAGAATCGCGGCACACGGAAATAACAAGAGCAAGGAATTCCTACGTACCTGCGTAGACAATTCTGTCAGTCACGTCATTTTAGATTCTCACCAGGAAATTGAAGACTTAAACGACGTCGCCGCATCTTTGGGGAAAATACAAGACGTGTTGGTTCGGGTGAAACCAGGTGTAGATGCCCATACACATGAGTTCATTGCAACCGCACACGAGGATCAAAAATTTGGATTCTCACTGGCATCCGGGTCTGCTTTCCAGGCTGCTCGTAGGGTGACCGAATTGCCGCACCTGCGGTTAGTGGGACTGCATTGCCACGTCGGATCACAAGTCTTTGATGCAGAGGGTTTTTCTCTCGCAGCGGAACGCGTGTTGA
The nucleotide sequence above comes from Corynebacterium mustelae. Encoded proteins:
- the lysA gene encoding diaminopimelate decarboxylase, coding for MSNRNHLRADDVKAASKVARVRSANPKNVATDHSVGCFNGLPAHVWPRTAIRQENGEISIGGVSLSQIASTYGTPVFVVDESDFRSRCRDMAAAFNGAENVHYAAKAFLTSRIAGWVGEEGLSLDIASLGELQVALHAGFPATRIAAHGNNKSKEFLRTCVDNSVSHVILDSHQEIEDLNDVAASLGKIQDVLVRVKPGVDAHTHEFIATAHEDQKFGFSLASGSAFQAARRVTELPHLRLVGLHCHVGSQVFDAEGFSLAAERVLKLYGQVRAETAVGEEFNILDLGGGYGIAYVEEESPLDVHGVAADLLSRVENYARRHNIPFPQVMVEPGRAIAGPSTVTVYRVGTVKDVTVDDNASRRYLSVDGGISDNIRPALYEAEYDIRVVDGFKDGTLIASRVVGSHCESGDILIHDKALPDNITTGDLVALAATGAYCYSMSSRYNMMMRPAIVSVCDGKAELMVRRETIEDFLALEVPVIKPPANLKEQ